TTCCACGGGGATCCCGGTCAACTCCGCTGAATGCTCCCAACTGCTCAAGTTTGCCCCCCTCTATTCCCGTTTCCTCCTTTAGCTCTCTCTCGGCACACTGAAGCGTAGTTTCATCCATATCAAGAAACCCTCCGGGAAAGGTCCATCTGCCTTTGTAAGGTTCCTTGCCCCTTTCAATAAGCAGGATATTAAGATCTTCGCCGTCGAAGCCAAAAATCAGACAATCCCCGCTTACTGCCGGCCTGGGGTAATCGTAGCAGTATTTACCTGAATTAGTCATATGCAAAACCAAACGTTTTCACCTGCAAAAAGTGTATTGCACAAATTATATATTTGCAAAAATAATGAACAGA
Above is a genomic segment from Marinilabiliales bacterium containing:
- a CDS encoding NUDIX hydrolase, which translates into the protein MTNSGKYCYDYPRPAVSGDCLIFGFDGEDLNILLIERGKEPYKGRWTFPGGFLDMDETTLQCAERELKEETGIEGGKLEQLGAFSGVDRDPRGRVITIAYYTVVRNPENQPVAGDDAADARWFKVKDIPPLAFDHDLVMRAAITRLQAIIKDSGLLPANEMTFTGTEMEKLKSLILSLSFEPYMPE